Within the Sphingobium herbicidovorans genome, the region AAGCCGGCCTTCTCATAGAATAGCGACAGGTTGGCGATGCGCTTCGACGTGCCGGGGAAGGCCACCTCGCGGCCGGACGGCAGTTCAAAATCGCCATCCACCAACGTCAGGCTCGCCTGCGCGCCCAGTCCATCGAACGGCGCCGGGAGGAAGGTGAAGGGCTGATTATAGGCGAATTCGACGCCGTAGAGCTTTCCGTCTCCGCCGTTCAGAGTGGAGCTGTAAATATAGCCCGAACGGTCCACGCCGCCAAAGTCGAACCGGCTGTCGCCGACCGGCGCTGTGGTTTCGAACAGCGTGTCCTTGACCTTGCGGTAGAAGCCGTTGACCGACAGCAGCGACGCAGGCGCGAAATACCATTCGGCAGAGGCATCGACGCCGAAAGCCCGTTCCGGCTTCAGCGCGGGATTGCCGCCGATGATCGACTGAATGCCTGCCGCATCGTTGATGGTGACGGTCGCCCGCTGCTCGACGAAGCTTGGCCGCGCCGCGCCGCTGACGAAGGAGGCACGCAACTTGAGTTCATCGGTCGCATCATAGTTGAGGTGGAGGCTGGGATAGACGAAGGTGTAGTCGCTGCTGACCGACACCGGGCTCAAGGCTCCGCCCACTGCCGCCGTGCCGGTGGAGCGGATTTTCGTATTTTCCACCCGCGCGCCCGCGACGATGGACAGGTCGTCCGTTTTCCAGCTCACCGACGCATAGCCGGCGATGATCCGTTCCTTGACCGTATTGGCGAGCGCAGGGTTCCGGCTGGGCACGGCGAAGGTGCCGCCTGCCGCATTCGCTTCGCGCGCGCCCGCGATCAGCGCGTCAAGCTGCTGGCGCATCCCCTTGTTGTTCAGATAGTTGAAGACATAGCCACGATCGAGATCTTCATCGACGGGCGTCCCGGTGACGAAGGCGCCGGGTGTCCAGGGCAGGCCCAGCGCGGCAGCGACATCGCGCATGGCGAACGATCCGCTGGTGCCGTCGGGTCGCAACAGAGCCAGGGCGCCCGGATCGACCGACTTGCGATCGTCATATTGACCGCCGAACGAGACGATGATCGCATCGGAAACGTCATAGTCAAAGTCGGCCTTGCCGGTATAGCTCTTGGTCTTGCTGCCCAGCACATAGGCGGTGAGAGTCTCGCGGTCGAACGCGAACTGGTCGAGCGCGCCGCTGCTGCCGTTCGCGTTGGTGACGGTCAGGACCGGAAGATTATATTTGCCCGTGCTGTATGTGACGTCGGGGCGAAGCGCGGCAGTGGTCGATGACTGGCTGATGATCGGCAGGTCGATCTTGCTTTCCGTCTCGACATAGGCGGCATCCCAGCTCGCGCGCAGCCGGCCGAATTCATGGTCGCCATGCAATATGTTGAAGAAGGTGGACGTCTTGTATTCGCCCTGTTCGAACGCCCCCGTTACATTGGCGTCCACCGTAGCGCCGCTGGTCCCGGTGCGATCGGCGCCGGTGAAGGTGAAGGTATATTGGTTGCGCTGCTCATGATCGAGAAATTCGGTGTAGAGGCTGGTGGCGCTGATATGATGGCCATCGGCCGGGCGGAATTCGATCTTGCCCGAAAGCGAGTTGATCTCCCGCTCGATGATATATTTCGCGTTGCGAAGCTCCCGAAGCGCACCTGCGGCGTCGTAGCGCGGCTCGCTATTGTCGGTCTGCTGTTCGAACTGGCTGTGAGATGCGGCCAGCGTGATGCCAAAGACGTTGCTGCCATAGCTCAAGCGGCCCGCCGCCTGCTCCTGCGGTCCATTGCCCAGGTCGACAAAGCCGTAGCCAAGGTCGAGATAGCCGTGGAATCCCGGCTTATCGAGGGCGGAGTAGGTCTTGATATTGACCCGGCCTGCGAGCGCCTCGGCGGGCATGTCCGGCAGCAAAGTCTTGTTGAGTTCGACCGTGCTGATAAGCGCGGCCGGGACGGAGTCGAAGCGGAAGACGCGCTCCTCCGCGCCCAGCACATTGACGCCGTCGAACGAAACGACGGTCCAGCGGGTCGGCGCGCCCCGCACCTGGACATAGCGTTCCTGACCCTGGTCGCGCTGCACGCCGATACCGGGGAGGCGGGCAAGCGCAGCGGCGACGGTCTGGTCGGGGAAACGACCCGCGTCATCGGCGGTGATGGCGTTGACGACATTGTCGGCCTCCCGCTGCACCCGGAGCGATGCTTCCAGGCTTTCGCGAATAGGGGAACCGTTGACGACGATCTCCCCGCCTTCATCCATCGCCGCCGCCTCGGCCGATACCGCTGTGACGGCGGCGCTATTTTCTTCCGCCGCTGCGTTTTGCGCCATGATCGCAGCCATGGCCGTTCCGGCGACCAGCGCCGCCTTCAAGATGTCGTTTGTCATTGGTGAGCCCCTTCTCGTTCCGTTGGGGGCACCTAGGCGGACACTATGACTGGGGCGCGTAGCTATGATGATGACGGCGTGACTGTGTCGTGACCCGCCTGTGACACCGCAACGCGGTGCGCGCGAGCGTCAGGCAAATGCAATCGAGCGGGCTGGCTGGAATTTTGAGGCTCGATCGCCTAAACAGGAAGGCGAAAAGACTCGCATTCTCCAAATATCGAGATGAAAATTTTTCAGCTTCATCTCTCGCGCGACCATGGGTTCAGGCAGAGGAGATCATCATGAGAGGATTTGTCGGCAACATTGACGAATTGACGGAAAACAATTCTGACTTCCGCCACGTGCTCTATACTGGCCGCAATCTGCAACTGGTGCTCATGGCGATAGCGCCGGGCGATCAGATCGGGGAAGAAGTGCATGAGGATCGCGATCAGTTCTTCCGCGTTGAATATGGAGAAGGCGAGGTCCAGATCGATGGCGTCTCCACGGCGGTTGCCGCCGACGACGCCATTATCGTGCCTGCGGGCGCGCGCCACAATGTCATCAATAGGGGAACGGGATTGCTCCAGCTCTACACCATCTATGGCCCGCCCGAACATGTCGATGGCGTCATCCACCGCACAAAGGCCGATGCAGAGGGAAGTCACGAGCATTTTGACGGACGTACTACTGAATAGTCGAAGGCGTTGCGGCAGGAAATTCAATCAATCTGCCTTTTATGAATAATCCACTGGAAGAGGAAAGCGCATGTACAATCGGATACTCATCGCGACGGACGGATCGGAAATCGCGCAAAAGGGCGTGGATCATGGCCTGGCGCTGGCAAAGACCCTGGGCGTCGAGGTGACGATCATCACCGTGACTGAGCGGTTCCCGGTGTACACCAGCGGAGCGGGCTATGATCTTGCCTGGAGCGGTGCGGCGCTGGCCGAATATTCCGAAGGCCAGACGAAGGTCGCGGACAGCATCCTGGCTGCCGCTAAACAATCGGCGCAGCGACTGGGCGTGACCGCCGACACGCTCCATGTCCCGGAAACGGAGGTGGCCGAGGCGATCATCACGGCTGCGCAGGAACGGAACTGTGACCTCATCGTCATGGCTTCGCATGGCCGCCGGGGATTGGGTCGCCTGATGCTGGGCAGCAAGGCGTCCGAAGTGCTGACGCACACCGATATTCCCGTGCTTGTGGTCCGCTGAGTTCCCGCCGGGCGCTGTTGGAGCGCCCGGCTGATCAACCCGCCTTCTGGGCGCACGCGATGCACAGGGCCGCTTCGGGCCGGACCTCCAGACGCTGCGGCGTTATAGCGCCGCCGCAGCGCACGCATTCCCCATAAGTTCCATTCTCGATCCTTGAAAGGGCGCGCTGCACGGAAGCGATCTCGCGCGCGATCAAGGCGGCCTGCGCCTCCAGCGAGGCGTCGTCTTCCTTCTCTACCGCCTGTTCCGATGAATCCGGGTTCAGCGGCTCGGACAGATCATCAGCGACGCTTTTCTGGCGGCGTTCCAGTTCCGCCAGTTGCGCTTCCAGACGCGATTTCGCAGAATTCGGATCGATCACGGCAATTCTCCCATCCCCGTCCTGTCTGAACAGTGAGTCGAACGCGCATCGAGGCGCCATGCGCCGCCGCCTGCCATCAGTGCGACAGGAAAATGGAAAGCGCCGGTCGTTCCAGCACCGACCGGGTCGCGCCGCCCAGGACGAATTGACGGACCCGTGAATGGCCATAGGCGCCCATGACCAGCAAATCGCTTTCCGCCTCTGTGCAATAGGCTTGCAGCGCCTGTCCCGCATCACGCCCAGCTGCCGGGATTTCGATAGCGTTGGCGGTGATGCCATGGCGTCCGAGATGGCGAACGATATCGGAAACCGACGCGGCCGGTGACAGATCCTTGTCACCCGCGACGGTCGCGATCTCGACCGTTCTGGCTTCTGCACAAATGCTGAGTGCGTCAGCCAGAGCGCGCGCCGCGGCCCTGCTGCCATCCCAGCCGACCACTATATGATCGAACTTTCCGTTCCGGGCATCTTCGGTCAGCAGGATAAGCGGGCGTCCCGTTTCGAAGATCAAGCCTTCCACCGGCACACCCTGCTCACGCCCATGGACCGGGACGAGAAGCAGGTCATAGGCGCGCGCCCTGCTGGCGATTTGCCAATAGGTGCTCATCATCCCCACGCATTCCACGAGCATCGCCTCGCCTCTGATGTCGTCGCTTGCCGAAGCATGGAATTGAGCAAGCAGCGCCTGTGCATGGTCCGTGCTCTTGCGGTTTTCCGCAGCGATCATGCCGGCGGCATCGATCAGCGTGTCGGCCAGCCAATTGGATGCGGGAGGAATGCGGACCTGGCACACACCGACCGACAGCCTGGCGCCCAGCCCGCTGGCGAGGGCCAGCGCATTGTCGAGCGCCCAACCGGGGGTTGGCTCGGGATAGCTGTTCATCTGCAAAATAATGTCACGCAGGGCCATGCTACTCTCCAGTCGTCCGGGATCTTTCAAATGCGTCCCGGCATCGCTTCATCATGCCAGTAACAGGGTTCCAGAGCCACTGCCCTACGCAAATCCCACCGGGTTGGAAGTGAGGGGAATCGCGCCCCTATCCAACTGACTCCGCACGCAAACACCGGGATGAAACGAAATTAAATTGCGATGAAACGAATTGATGGGCGGTGCGTTTTAACCGGCAGCGATCGTGCTACGGCGGGCATTTCCAGATGGTTTCGACTGAAAGATGGAAGGGCCGCCGCGTCACCTGAGGTGAGGAGGGCGATGACGACCTTATTGGGATCATCGGAACTGGGAGCTGGCGCCTACCGCCGCTTGACGAACTTGCGCGCGCACAGCGGCTGGAGGGGGATAAGGCGTCGCCCTCGAATGACTGCGATGGTGATAGCGTTGGTCGCATTTCTGATCGTCGCAGCTGTCGAATTTCGCACCTCTTACATTCAGTCTCACCTGTTCTCGCGGCTGGCGGACCGCATGCATTTCCACATGGGCAATGGCGCCAGCGAGGACATCGCCTTTCCGGCCCACGGCCCGTTCGACACACGATTGGGCTATGTGCAATTGCCCAACTATATCGCCCAACTGTCGCGTGAAGGCTTCACGATCGACCGACAGGCACGGACGTCATCCACACTGCAATGGTTTCAAAGCCTTGGCGGATTCCCCCCTTATCGCGAGAAAACCTCTGCGGGCCTGACGCTGGTGGGGGCGAGGGGGCAGCCGATTTTTTCCTACCGGGATCCGGCCCAAATCTATCTTTCCTATGACGATGTGCCCGACCTTGCGGTTCGCAGTCTGCTCTTTGTGGAAAATCGCGATTTGCTGAGCCTGCGTTATCCGCGCCGCAATCCCGCCGTTGAGTGGGATCGGCTCGGCCTCGCCCTCATCAGCTTCGGGGCCAGCAGCGACGGCGAGCGCAGTCCTGGCGGCAGCACCGTGGCGACGCAGATGGAAAAGCTGCGCCATTCACCGCGTGGACGGACGACCGGGCCGATCGAAAAGCTGCGGCAGATGACGTCGGCCAGCCTGCGGGCCTACCACTCCGGCCTTAATACGGTCGATTTCCGCAAGCAGACCGTCGTGGATGCGCTGAACCTGATCCCGCTCGCGGGCTTCCGCGGCCATGGGGAGGTCATCGGCCTCGGCGACGGATTGCAGCTTTGGTACGGAGCCGATTTCGCCAGCGTGAACAGGGCGCTGCGCACACCCGCACGAACCGGTCCGGAACTGCGCCGACAGGGTCTTGCGCTGAAACAGGTTCTAAGCCTGGTCATCGCGCAGCGCCGCCCCGCTCATTATCTGGGGACGGGCCGCGATGAACTGGAGGCGCTGACCGAAAGCTATCTCCGCCTGATGGTCGCGGAAAACATCATCGGTTCCGATCTTGGCGATGCTGCCATTGGCGCGCGGCTCACTTTCAACACCACGCCCCCTGACGCCGCGCCCTTGTCCGATTCCGTGGCGAAGGCGGCGAACGCATTGCGGCTCAATCTGGCGAAGCTGATCAAGACGCCGAGCTTCTACGATCTCCACAGGCTGGACCTGACCGTCGAAACGTCGATCGACAGGAAGGCTCAGGCGGAAGCGACGGCGCTGCTACGCAGTTTGCGAGAGCCGGAAGGGTTATCGGAACTGGGGCTTACCGGACCCCGACTGCTCAGCGGAAGCGCACCGGCACAGGTGAATTACAGTTTCACGCTTTATGAACGTGGCGCTGGTTCTACCCATGTGCGCATCCAGACGGACAGTCTTGACGGGCCGCTGGACGTCAACGCCGGGACGAAGCTGGAACTGGGGTCCACGGCGAAGGTCCGCACGCTCATCACTTACCTCAACATCGTCGCAGATCTTCACGACGAGCTTCGGACCAGGCCGTCCGCAGAACTGAACCGCCTCGTCCAACAAGGCGATCCGTTGACCGCGTGGGCTGCCGGGCAGTTGCTGGAAAATGGCGACAGGGGCACGGCGGCCATTGTCGATGCGGCGATGGAGAAGAAATATTCCGCGGGAACGGGCGAGCGATTTTTCACCGCCGGGGGCATGCATCGCTTTGCCAATTTCAACCGGCGGCATGGCGGGCAAATGACGGTGTCCTATGCGCTGCAACAGAGCGTCAACCTCGTCTTCATCCGCATGATGCGCGACATAGTCGATTATCACCTCGCCCGCATACCGGGCGCGGCGGGAATTTTCGAACGAGCCGATCACCCGCGCCGGGACTATTATCTGCGGCGCTTCATCGACATGGAGGGGCGGCAATATCTCGCCCGCTTCCGTCCCCAATATCGGGAGCTGGATCCTACCGCGATTATGAGCCATGTCGCCGAACGCGCCAAATATTTGCGCCCCCGGCTGGCGGCGGCGTTCCGAACCGTCCGGCCCGATGCCGACTTCAAGCAATTTTCCGCCTTTATCCGGCAATGGGCAAAAACCCCGCCCGATGATGAAGAAGGCATGCGCAAGCTGTATGCAACCTATGCGCCTGACCGGCTCAACCTGGCCGACCGGTCCTACATCGCCGATATCCATCCGCTCGAACTGTGGCTGGCGGGCTATCTCTATACGCATCCCGGTGCGTCGTGGGGCGATATCGTTGCTGCAAGCGCCGACGTGCGGCAGGAAGCCTATCTCTGGTTGCTCAAACCCAACCGTTTCGCCGGGCAGAACCGGCGGATCAGGACCATGCTGGAAAAACAGGCCTTTGTCCCGATCCACAAGGATTGGCAGCGCCTGGGCTACCCCTTCGAAACGCTCGTGCCCTCCTATGCGACCGCCATCGGCACATCGGGCGACCGCCCCGATGCCCTGGCGGAATTGATGGGCATCGTCGCGAGTGGGGGTTACCGTTCCGCGCCCCGGCTCATCGACAGGCTGCATTTTGCGGAAGGGACTCCCTATGAAACCGTGATGAAGGCGCGGCCGAAAGCCGGTGTCAGGGTGCTTCGGCCCGAAATCGCCCACGCGGTGCGCCGGGGATTGGTCGATGTCGTTGAAAATGGAACGGCGCGGCGGGCCTATGAATCGGTTACCGCAGCGGACGGCTCTGCGATGATGATCGGCGGCAAGACGGGAACCGGTGACAATCGCCATATGCGATACGGGTCTGGCGGTCGCCTCGTCGGGTCGGAGGCGCGTTCCCGTACGGCCACCTTCGCCTTCTTCATCGGCCAGCGCCATTTCGGCACGATCACCGCCTTCGTGGAAGGGGCCGAGGCATCGCAATATCGGTTCACCAGCGCCTTGCCCGCGCAATTGTTCACGCTTTTGGCGCCTGTGATCCAGCAAGTGATCGGCGATCGATCCACCGCACAGCCGCCCGCTCCCGCTCCCGCTCCTGCGCCCACAATCCGCACGGACTGGCAGGCGCTGCTGAACCGGCCAAATCCTCTTGCGGCCAACAGGGAGGGCTTTGGGAACCCGCCATCGCTGCTGACATCGTTCGATGGATGGCGGTGAAACAGCCTTCTACAGGCCGTTCGGGGTTCGGCTCCGCAACTGATTGTCGCGATGGATGGACATCAATATCCCCAGCAGGATCAGAACGGTCATCATGGCCGATCCTCCATAGGACATGAGCGGCAGCGGAATGCCGACCACAGGCGCCATCCCCATCACCATGGACAGATTGATGCCGACATACAGGAACAGCGTGAAGGTCAGCCCCATGGCGGTCAGGCGCGTGAACACGGACGTCGATCGCATGGCCAGGCTCAGGCCCCACCAGATCAGGTAGCCATAGGCGAAGATCACGAACAGCCCGCCCATCATTCCCCATTCCTCCATCATCGTGGCGAAGATGAAGTCGGTATGCGTCTCAGGCAAATAGGCCAGATGGCTCTGCGTGCCGTTCAGGAACCCCTTGCCGAATATGCCGCCCGATCCGATTGCGATCTTCGACTGGGAAATATGATAGCCGGTGCCGAGCGGATCGCTTTCCGGGTCCATGAAAGTGAGCACCCGGTTCTTCTGATAGTCGTGCAACATGCCCCAGGCGACCGGCAGCATGGAAAGGACAATTGCGCCTGCGCCGATAAACCAGCGCAGGTGCGTGCCCGCCATGAAGATCAGCAGC harbors:
- a CDS encoding cupin domain-containing protein translates to MRGFVGNIDELTENNSDFRHVLYTGRNLQLVLMAIAPGDQIGEEVHEDRDQFFRVEYGEGEVQIDGVSTAVAADDAIIVPAGARHNVINRGTGLLQLYTIYGPPEHVDGVIHRTKADAEGSHEHFDGRTTE
- the rodA gene encoding rod shape-determining protein RodA; its protein translation is MLFTVLAITTLGLATLYSAAGGHMTPWASNQALRFVVLAGGMLVLSLVPVSIWMRFAYPFYGVTLALLLIVELFGKIGMGAQRWIDLGIIRIQPSEFMKLAIVLTLARFYHRVPPMFVSAPFVLLIPAGLIAVPAGLVMLQPDLGTALMITMAGTLLIFMAGTHLRWFIGAGAIVLSMLPVAWGMLHDYQKNRVLTFMDPESDPLGTGYHISQSKIAIGSGGIFGKGFLNGTQSHLAYLPETHTDFIFATMMEEWGMMGGLFVIFAYGYLIWWGLSLAMRSTSVFTRLTAMGLTFTLFLYVGINLSMVMGMAPVVGIPLPLMSYGGSAMMTVLILLGILMSIHRDNQLRSRTPNGL
- a CDS encoding universal stress protein, translating into MYNRILIATDGSEIAQKGVDHGLALAKTLGVEVTIITVTERFPVYTSGAGYDLAWSGAALAEYSEGQTKVADSILAAAKQSAQRLGVTADTLHVPETEVAEAIITAAQERNCDLIVMASHGRRGLGRLMLGSKASEVLTHTDIPVLVVR
- a CDS encoding TonB-dependent receptor, which gives rise to MTNDILKAALVAGTAMAAIMAQNAAAEENSAAVTAVSAEAAAMDEGGEIVVNGSPIRESLEASLRVQREADNVVNAITADDAGRFPDQTVAAALARLPGIGVQRDQGQERYVQVRGAPTRWTVVSFDGVNVLGAEERVFRFDSVPAALISTVELNKTLLPDMPAEALAGRVNIKTYSALDKPGFHGYLDLGYGFVDLGNGPQEQAAGRLSYGSNVFGITLAASHSQFEQQTDNSEPRYDAAGALRELRNAKYIIEREINSLSGKIEFRPADGHHISATSLYTEFLDHEQRNQYTFTFTGADRTGTSGATVDANVTGAFEQGEYKTSTFFNILHGDHEFGRLRASWDAAYVETESKIDLPIISQSSTTAALRPDVTYSTGKYNLPVLTVTNANGSSGALDQFAFDRETLTAYVLGSKTKSYTGKADFDYDVSDAIIVSFGGQYDDRKSVDPGALALLRPDGTSGSFAMRDVAAALGLPWTPGAFVTGTPVDEDLDRGYVFNYLNNKGMRQQLDALIAGAREANAAGGTFAVPSRNPALANTVKERIIAGYASVSWKTDDLSIVAGARVENTKIRSTGTAAVGGALSPVSVSSDYTFVYPSLHLNYDATDELKLRASFVSGAARPSFVEQRATVTINDAAGIQSIIGGNPALKPERAFGVDASAEWYFAPASLLSVNGFYRKVKDTLFETTAPVGDSRFDFGGVDRSGYIYSSTLNGGDGKLYGVEFAYNQPFTFLPAPFDGLGAQASLTLVDGDFELPSGREVAFPGTSKRIANLSLFYEKAGFSARVGYQHRTKWLDDISVDATSDIYWASNERVDLSVRYELVKGFTLYADVVNLTNEPGIRYTGSDATPYEVELFGTRYLFGVKANF
- a CDS encoding TraR/DksA family transcriptional regulator, translating into MIDPNSAKSRLEAQLAELERRQKSVADDLSEPLNPDSSEQAVEKEDDASLEAQAALIAREIASVQRALSRIENGTYGECVRCGGAITPQRLEVRPEAALCIACAQKAG
- a CDS encoding transglycosylase domain-containing protein; this translates as MTAMVIALVAFLIVAAVEFRTSYIQSHLFSRLADRMHFHMGNGASEDIAFPAHGPFDTRLGYVQLPNYIAQLSREGFTIDRQARTSSTLQWFQSLGGFPPYREKTSAGLTLVGARGQPIFSYRDPAQIYLSYDDVPDLAVRSLLFVENRDLLSLRYPRRNPAVEWDRLGLALISFGASSDGERSPGGSTVATQMEKLRHSPRGRTTGPIEKLRQMTSASLRAYHSGLNTVDFRKQTVVDALNLIPLAGFRGHGEVIGLGDGLQLWYGADFASVNRALRTPARTGPELRRQGLALKQVLSLVIAQRRPAHYLGTGRDELEALTESYLRLMVAENIIGSDLGDAAIGARLTFNTTPPDAAPLSDSVAKAANALRLNLAKLIKTPSFYDLHRLDLTVETSIDRKAQAEATALLRSLREPEGLSELGLTGPRLLSGSAPAQVNYSFTLYERGAGSTHVRIQTDSLDGPLDVNAGTKLELGSTAKVRTLITYLNIVADLHDELRTRPSAELNRLVQQGDPLTAWAAGQLLENGDRGTAAIVDAAMEKKYSAGTGERFFTAGGMHRFANFNRRHGGQMTVSYALQQSVNLVFIRMMRDIVDYHLARIPGAAGIFERADHPRRDYYLRRFIDMEGRQYLARFRPQYRELDPTAIMSHVAERAKYLRPRLAAAFRTVRPDADFKQFSAFIRQWAKTPPDDEEGMRKLYATYAPDRLNLADRSYIADIHPLELWLAGYLYTHPGASWGDIVAASADVRQEAYLWLLKPNRFAGQNRRIRTMLEKQAFVPIHKDWQRLGYPFETLVPSYATAIGTSGDRPDALAELMGIVASGGYRSAPRLIDRLHFAEGTPYETVMKARPKAGVRVLRPEIAHAVRRGLVDVVENGTARRAYESVTAADGSAMMIGGKTGTGDNRHMRYGSGGRLVGSEARSRTATFAFFIGQRHFGTITAFVEGAEASQYRFTSALPAQLFTLLAPVIQQVIGDRSTAQPPAPAPAPAPTIRTDWQALLNRPNPLAANREGFGNPPSLLTSFDGWR
- a CDS encoding universal stress protein, encoding MALRDIILQMNSYPEPTPGWALDNALALASGLGARLSVGVCQVRIPPASNWLADTLIDAAGMIAAENRKSTDHAQALLAQFHASASDDIRGEAMLVECVGMMSTYWQIASRARAYDLLLVPVHGREQGVPVEGLIFETGRPLILLTEDARNGKFDHIVVGWDGSRAAARALADALSICAEARTVEIATVAGDKDLSPAASVSDIVRHLGRHGITANAIEIPAAGRDAGQALQAYCTEAESDLLVMGAYGHSRVRQFVLGGATRSVLERPALSIFLSH